One Urocitellus parryii isolate mUroPar1 chromosome 9, mUroPar1.hap1, whole genome shotgun sequence DNA segment encodes these proteins:
- the Rgs1 gene encoding regulator of G-protein signaling 1, with the protein MRAAAISTPRLDKMPGMFFSANPKDLKETRHSLLDDKTQKRRPKTFGMDMKAYLRSMIPHSESGMKSSKSKDILSADEVIQWSQSLEKLLANQTGQDVFGNFLKSEFSEENIEFWLACEDYKKTESDLLHCKAEKIYKAFVHSDAAKQINIDFRTRESTAKKIKAPTHTCFDEAQKIIYTLMEKDSYPRFLKSNIYLNLLNDLQANSLK; encoded by the exons ATGAGAGCAGCAGCCATCTCCACGCCAAGGCTGGACAAAATGCCAGGAATGTTCTTCTCTGcaaacccaaaggacttgaaagaAACTCGTCATTCACTTCTAGATGACAAAACGCAAAAAAGGAGGCCAAAGACATT TGGAATGGACATGAAAGCATACCTGAGATCTATGATCCCACATTCGGAATCTGGAATGAAATCTTCCAAGTCCAAAGACAT acTTTCTGCTGACGAAGTAATACAGTGGTCTCAATCTCTAGAAAAACTTCTTGCCAACCAAA CTGGTCAAGATGTCTTTGGAAATTTTCTTAAGTCTGAGTTCAGTGAGGAGAATATTGAGTTCTGGCTGGCTTGTGAAGACTACAAGAAAACAGAGTCTGATCTTTTGCATTGCAAGGCCGAGAAGATATATAAAGCATTTGTGCATTCAGATGCAGCTAAACAA ATCAATATTGACTTTCGTACTCGAGAATCTACAGCCAAGAAGATTAAAGCACCAACTCACACGTGTTTTGATGAAGCCCAAAAAATCATATATACCCTTATGGAAAAGGACTCTTATCCCAGGTTCCTGAAatcaaatatttacttaaatcTTCTGAATGACCTTCAGGCTAACAGCCTAAAGTGA